One part of the Sorangiineae bacterium MSr11954 genome encodes these proteins:
- a CDS encoding sigma 54-interacting transcriptional regulator codes for MQRIFARAVQLVDGAEPLHITGEPGTGKRYFAEALHRQSARAEKPFLVVDCKAIAYDQLEDELFGREAGAYPEAPKKDSVFVAADGGTVYLNEVERLPLEAQARLLLVVERGEVRARNQSRPRAVDVRIITSNSVDLAGRVNDGMFHADLYARLCKTRLHFPALRERRRDIELLTRAILVDIGYAKAFDALDRDTVGWMKRQEWREGNIAQLRHVLAHAAGRWMAEGGRLDVETSFFVHRETDPLRSEASRREIALRVLTRDGSEWSWESAKRVAASLLYEALERKTGGVVLRMAKLAGTSRHHVYKHHTGERGRNDDGKRETKSTKLRASPRGGTDGDVGSTGR; via the coding sequence ATGCAACGCATTTTTGCGCGAGCCGTGCAGCTGGTCGACGGTGCCGAGCCACTTCACATCACGGGGGAGCCGGGAACCGGTAAACGATATTTTGCCGAGGCGCTGCATCGGCAAAGTGCACGCGCCGAGAAGCCCTTCCTGGTCGTCGATTGTAAGGCGATCGCGTACGATCAGCTCGAGGACGAGCTCTTTGGCCGCGAGGCCGGCGCGTACCCGGAAGCGCCGAAGAAAGACTCGGTTTTCGTGGCCGCCGATGGCGGTACGGTTTACCTCAATGAGGTCGAGCGGCTTCCGCTCGAGGCACAAGCTCGGCTGCTCCTCGTCGTCGAGCGGGGCGAGGTACGAGCTCGGAACCAGTCACGACCCCGAGCCGTCGACGTTCGCATCATCACCAGCAACAGCGTGGACTTGGCCGGTCGGGTCAACGACGGAATGTTCCACGCCGATTTGTATGCCAGATTGTGCAAGACGCGCTTGCACTTTCCAGCCTTGCGCGAGCGTCGTCGCGACATCGAGCTTCTGACCCGCGCAATCCTGGTCGACATCGGCTACGCGAAGGCTTTCGATGCCTTGGATCGGGACACAGTCGGCTGGATGAAGCGACAGGAGTGGCGAGAGGGGAATATCGCCCAGCTTCGCCATGTCCTCGCGCATGCCGCTGGTCGGTGGATGGCCGAGGGAGGTCGTCTCGATGTCGAAACATCGTTCTTCGTACATCGCGAAACGGATCCGCTTCGCTCGGAGGCGAGCCGCCGGGAGATTGCTCTTCGTGTTCTGACGCGGGACGGGAGCGAGTGGTCATGGGAGTCCGCCAAACGGGTGGCGGCGAGTCTCCTTTACGAGGCGCTCGAGCGCAAAACGGGTGGCGTCGTTCTCCGGATGGCGAAGCTCGCGGGCACATCTCGGCATCACGTTTATAAGCACCATACGGGTGAGCGCGGACGAAATGACGATGGGAAGCGCGAGACGAAGTCCACGAAGCTTCGAGCAAGCCCTCGTGGGGGCACCGATGGGGACGTGGGCAGTACCGGCCGTTGA
- a CDS encoding serine/threonine protein kinase: MSLIEIGTIVGDRYEITRLLGAGGMGVVYEAIVKHEPQRRRVAIKFLNPQLAVSREWRKRFEREVRMGSSLKSDHIARIRACGTEPVPDDPDRQWPWIAFDYLEGESLGQRLERGGSASFEDVAWMIEHLLRGLDVAHRAGLVHRDIKPANLFLEGGAQLRILDFGIAKELGGAMTALTNVDKIYGTRQYISPEQFANSSDVDGRADLYSAGLVAYELLTGALPDERRDPKAITEARTLAHLPPLGRTTGLAWPSEVDAWIQRMANPRRDERFRTANDALAAWLTICAMMKGREPLRVQLGAARGGARPADTVTAVRSSLPRR; the protein is encoded by the coding sequence ATGAGCCTGATCGAGATAGGAACCATCGTTGGAGATCGTTACGAGATTACGCGGTTGCTCGGTGCCGGCGGCATGGGGGTCGTCTACGAGGCGATCGTCAAACACGAGCCGCAGCGGCGACGGGTTGCCATCAAGTTCCTGAACCCGCAGCTCGCGGTGAGCCGAGAATGGCGCAAGCGCTTCGAGCGCGAGGTGCGAATGGGCAGCTCGCTCAAATCCGATCACATCGCACGCATTCGCGCATGCGGCACCGAGCCCGTTCCCGATGACCCAGACCGGCAATGGCCATGGATCGCCTTCGACTACCTGGAAGGGGAATCGCTCGGGCAGCGGTTGGAGCGAGGCGGAAGCGCCTCGTTCGAGGACGTCGCCTGGATGATCGAGCATCTCCTGCGCGGGCTGGACGTCGCCCATCGGGCGGGGCTCGTGCATCGCGACATCAAGCCCGCGAATCTCTTCCTCGAGGGGGGTGCTCAACTGCGCATTCTCGACTTCGGGATCGCCAAGGAGCTCGGCGGCGCGATGACCGCCCTCACGAACGTCGATAAAATCTATGGGACGCGACAGTACATCAGCCCCGAGCAGTTCGCCAACTCCTCGGACGTGGATGGTCGCGCCGATTTGTATAGTGCCGGCCTCGTGGCATATGAGCTCCTCACGGGGGCGTTGCCGGACGAGCGCCGCGACCCGAAGGCGATCACGGAGGCGAGGACGCTCGCGCACTTGCCGCCTCTGGGGCGCACGACCGGGCTCGCGTGGCCCAGCGAGGTGGATGCGTGGATCCAGCGCATGGCCAACCCCCGGCGCGACGAACGATTTCGAACGGCGAACGATGCCCTCGCGGCATGGCTGACCATTTGCGCAATGATGAAGGGACGGGAGCCGCTTCGAGTCCAACTTGGTGCGGCTCGTGGGGGCGCGCGACCGGCCGACACCGTTACGGCGGTTCGTTCGAGCCTTCCGCGTCGCTGA